The Streptomyces sp. NBC_00459 DNA segment CGTCCCGCCGAATTAGTTAACAGGCAGATAACTGAAGGCACCTCCTCCCGTCATCGCCCTTGACACCCCCGCCCGGACCGACGAACCTTCAACACATCACCGATGGGAGCGCTCCCACGGTACCTGACACATACACATCCCGCACGTTCCCCGCCCGAGCCGCAGCGCTGAATCAAGACGAACTAACGGGCCCAACAATGCAGTTGGCCGGGGGGTCGGCACGTCAGGGCAACAGGAGGACGTAATGCGAGCACGTACCCGAACCGCCCGTCAGGCGGTGGTCCTCGCGGCCGTAGCATCGCTGGGCGCCGGGCTGCTGGCCGGCTGTGCCGACGACGGCAACAGCGCTTCGCCGTCGGAGAGTGGCGGTGGCGGTGGCAAGACCACCATCACCCTCGGTCTCTTCGGCACCATGGGCTTCAAAGAGGCCGGTCTCTACACCGAGTACGAGAAGCTGAACCCGAAGATCAAGATCGCCGAGAACGTCATCGAGCGGAACGAGAACTACTACCCCGCTCTCCTCAACCACCTCACCACCAACAGTGGTCTGCAGGACATCCAGGCCGTCGAGGTCGGCAACATCGCCGAGATCGTGTCCACGCAGGCGGACAAGCTCGAAGACCTCTCCAAGGCTCCCGGTGTGGACAAGAGCGCCTTCCTGGACTGGAAGTGGGCCCAGGCCACCACCGCGGACGACAAGACCATCGCGCTCGGTACGGACGTCGGTCCGATGGCCATCTGCTACCGCAAGGACATGTTCGAGGCGGCCGGGCTTCCCTCCGACCGTGACGCGGTCGGCAAGCTGTGGGCCGGGGACTGGAACAAGTTCGTCAGCGTCGGCCAGCAGTACAAGGCGAAGGCGCCCAAGGGCACCACGTTCATGGACTCCCCCGGCGGCCTCCTCAACGCGATCCTCAGCAGTGAGAAGGAGAAGTTCTACGACTCCTCGGGCGAGATCATCTACAAGACGAACCCGGCGATCAAGGCCGGCTTCGACCTGACCGCGAAGGCCGCGAAGGACGGCCTGGTCGGCGCCCAGACACAGTTCCAGGCGTCATGGGACACGACGATCGCCAACAGCAAGTTCGCCGCGATGGCCTGCCCGCCGTGGATGCTCGGCTACATCAAGGGCAAGTCGAAGCCCGAGTCGGCGGGCAAGTGGGACGTGGCCGTGGCCCCCAAGTCCGGCAACTGGGGCGGCTCCTTCCTCGCCGTGCCGAAGAGCGCCAAGCACGCGAAGGAGGCCCAGGCGCTGGCCGCCTGGCTGACCGCGCCCGCCCAGCAGGCCAAGCTGTTCGCCGTCCAGGGCAGCTTCCCGAGTGCGCAGGCCGCGTACACCTCGCCCGAGGTCACCGGCGCCAAGAACGACATGACCGGCTCCGCGCCGATCGGTGAGATCTTCGCCGAGGCCGCCAAGTCCAGCCCCGTCCAGGTGATCGGCCCGAAGGACCAGATCATCCAGCAGGGTCTGACCGACAACGGCGTCATCCTGGTGACGAAGGGCAAGTCGGCCAAGGAAGCCTGGGAGACGGCGACCAAGACCATCGACAACAACCTGGAGAAGTGACCGGTATGTCCACCCGGCACGACACCGCCGCGCCCCCCGAGAAAGAGGGGGGCGCGGCCCCGGCCGCCCGAGGCGGGGCGGCTCCGCCCACGGAGGCGGAAACCCGCCGCCGGCTCCGGCAGTCCCGCCGTTGGCAGCGGGACGTGCGCTGGAGTCCGTACGCGTTCGTCTCGCCCTTCTTCGTGCTGTTCATCGCGTTCGGTCTGTTCCCGCTGATCTACACCGGCTGGGCCTCGCTGCACACCGTGGAGCTGACCGCGCCGACCGACATGGACTGGGTGGGGCTGCGCAACTACACGCGCATCTTCGACGACGACTTCTTCTG contains these protein-coding regions:
- a CDS encoding ABC transporter substrate-binding protein, with the translated sequence MRARTRTARQAVVLAAVASLGAGLLAGCADDGNSASPSESGGGGGKTTITLGLFGTMGFKEAGLYTEYEKLNPKIKIAENVIERNENYYPALLNHLTTNSGLQDIQAVEVGNIAEIVSTQADKLEDLSKAPGVDKSAFLDWKWAQATTADDKTIALGTDVGPMAICYRKDMFEAAGLPSDRDAVGKLWAGDWNKFVSVGQQYKAKAPKGTTFMDSPGGLLNAILSSEKEKFYDSSGEIIYKTNPAIKAGFDLTAKAAKDGLVGAQTQFQASWDTTIANSKFAAMACPPWMLGYIKGKSKPESAGKWDVAVAPKSGNWGGSFLAVPKSAKHAKEAQALAAWLTAPAQQAKLFAVQGSFPSAQAAYTSPEVTGAKNDMTGSAPIGEIFAEAAKSSPVQVIGPKDQIIQQGLTDNGVILVTKGKSAKEAWETATKTIDNNLEK